GTCTCCGCTGCGGAACCGGTCACGAGACGCCCCACAACTTCTTGAAGTCCTCGGTGAAGGTCGTCGGGCCGTACCACTCCCCAGATTCTTCGGCGGCGGAGCTCAGGGTGATCGAGTTGACCGTGTCACGGGTGAACAGGCGTACCGGGATGGTGTAGCTCGGGAGCTCGTCGCCGAGCACCAGCCGCATCACGGCATCGGCGTCCACCCAGCCTTGGAAGGAGGACGCTTGGCCGGCAGCAGCGTAAAGGAAGTTCTTGGACTTCAACTGCTGCAGTCCGCCCAGCTGCACCGAACCGGTCAGCCCCTTGACGTCCGAGGTGCGGCCCGCCTGTTGCACACCGGTCTGGGTGGGCTGGAGGTACTGCTCGAACTGCGACTCCACGTAGTTGACGTTGGGGTTCTTCAGCAGAGCCGAACTCGTCGAGGACGGAATGAGAGAGAAGTTGGCCGAGGAAACCTTGTTGATCGTGACGACGCAGTTCGGGCACTGGCTCTTGTACACGGCCTGGCCAGCCGCCACGAAGACCGCCGGAGCAGGACCGTCGGTGCCCTGGTTGATCAAGATGTTCGCCTTGGCCCCGGAGTCGACGGTGACCCACTTGGCGAGAGCTTCCTGCATTCCCGATCCACCGGCCGGGATGTAGGCCAGGGTTTTCGATGCCGGGTGGGCGTCGTCGCTGGAGACCTGGTTGCTGATCACGACGGGGATGCCGGCCTTCTGCGCCGCGTCGAATGCGTTGGCAGCGATCACGTACGGAATCGCGTCGGTGATGATCGCAGCTGCCTTCTGGTCCGTCGCCTGGGTAATGCACGCTGCGACATCGGTGGGCGTGCCCTTCCCGTCACAGGACTGCACATTCACCCCCACCGTCTTGAAGGCGGCGGTGACTGAAGCGAGAGTGACCTTGAACTGGGGCGACTGCATCGTGATCGGTACGTAGTACACGGTCTTGCCCTTCAGCGACGCGACGTTGCTGATCGGGGCAGTCGGCACCGGGTACTTGTCCAGCGGCTTCTCCAGCTTCGCAACCTCAGCCGCCAGCGCCGAACCGTTGCCGCCGGTGGTCGCGGTGCCGGAGCCACCGCTGTTGTCGCTGCTGCTACCGCAGGCGGTTACACCAGCGACGAGCACAGTCGAGGCGGCGGCGATCGCGGCGACCTTGCCGCGACGGAAGGTGGTGTTCATGAATTCTCCTGAGATGGTTGATAAAGCGGTGAACTGGAATCGATTTCGTTGTGTCGCAATGAAATTGGCGGGGCCTGAGCTAGTACTCATCGAGCCCGCGATCGAGCGTGGAGCAAAGTGGTCAGAGTGACGGCGACCACCAGCACTCCGCCGTAGAAGACGCTGGTCACCCACGACGTGGCGCCCATCAGTTGCAGTCCGAGCACGCCAGTTGCCAGGAAGTAGACGGCGATCCAGGTGCCAATCGGGTTGAACCGTCCCGGCTCGATGACCGCCGTGCCGAGGAAGGTGGCGGCGAACATCGGCAGAAGGTATGCCTGCGACACGTTGGGGTCGAAACCTCCGGTCGCGGCCGCGGTGAGCACTCCCCCGACACCGGCGATCAGCCCGGCGGCGATGAACGCCCCCATGCGCACCCACGTCACCCGCACTCCGGCGAGCCGGCTGACTTCGCGGTTCTCTCCGACGAAGCGCATGTTGCGACCGAGCGGGGTGAACTTCAATACGTAGGCGAACACCAACATCAGTGCGATGCCGTAGAAGAAGCTGACGGGCAGCCCCAGCACCTGGGTGTTGGCGATGTTCTGGAAAGACTCCGGCAGACCGGAGACGGGGGTCAGGTTGCTGACCCACAGGGCAATTCCGAGAAGGAACGTTCCCATTCCCAGGGTCACCACGATCGTGTTGACACCGAGTTTGACCACCAGCCACCCATTGACGACCCCCACGAGTGTGCTGACGACGATGGCGGCCAGCGAAGCCAGCCACACGTTCCAGCCGTGGTTCACGTTCAGGACCGTGACCAGGATGGCGGCCAAACCGAAGTTTGAGGCGACGGACATGTCGACGAACTCGCCGACGAGGATCGTGCAGAGCAGACCCGCGGTCAGGAAGACCAGCGCCTGCTGACTGCCGAAGATCGTCTTGAACGCTCCTGCGGTGAGGAACGTGTCCGGAACGACCAGCGCGTAGACGATGGCGAGCAACGCCCACACTCCCAGCAGAGCGAACCGCGTGCTCACCGCCATCAGCCGGCCCGGCCGGTGATGCGGGGTCTCGTTGAGGTTCACCGGTCCCTGGTTGGTCGGGTCGGGCGCAACGGTCTGGGTCATGCGATCGCTTCTTCCTGTCCTGCCCCGCCGCCCGCAGGCGCTGGTCGGGGTTTGTCGATCGGTCCGGTACGCCGGGAGTTTCCGCCGCGACGGCGGCTCTCCGGGACCGGTGTGTGCGAAATCATATACATGATCTTGCTCCCAACGCAACCGCTATGGGTGATCTGGATCTCATTCCTCCTGGATCTCATGTGAGGTAGATCGCAAAATGCCCGTGATCTCGGGGAAATCCGGGCACTTCGGGGAGATCGGGGAGCTTCTGTCAAATTCGGCGATCCGCTTGTCGTTACCAAATCATGTACGATACCGTCACCGTGGCAGGGCTCACATACGTGAAGTTGGCCACACCATCGTCGACGGAGAGGAGCGCCCCATGACCCAGCTCAACCAACGGGACGTCACCTATCGCTGCGGCAGCGTCGAACTGGTGGGCTACCTCGTCACTGCAGCGGACCTGCCTCAGCCGGGCCCTGCGGTTCTGCTCATCCACGACGCTTTCGGACTGACCCGAGACATGCGAGCCATCGCGGACCGACTGGCCCGGTTGGGCACGTCGGTCTTCGCGGCTGACGTCTGGGGTGACGGCCAGACCTTCTCCTCGCCCCGCGACGCCGAGACGATGATCGGCACCATGCTGCAGGACCGGTCGACCTGGCTGGCCCGCATTGATGCCGCCGCCGAAGCAGCGTCGCAACAGCCAGAGATCACCGGTCCGCCAGTTGCCCTGGGGTACTGCTTCGGCGGTTCCTCGGCGCTGGAGTACCTGCGCACAGGTGGTCGCCTGAGGGGTGTCATAGCCATTCATCCCGGTCTGGATCTCTTGGCTCCGTGGGGCGACCCCACGCAGACCGACGGATGGCTGGCGGGCGCGAGTGTGCTGTTGTGTTGCGGCGCCGATGATCCGATGGCCACCGCATCTCAGCGCGAACAGTTGGTGCAGTCGTTGTCAGCCTCGGGGGTCGAGTGGGAACTGGATCTCTACAGCGACACGAAACACGCCTTCAGCAGTGTGGCCCTGGAGTCCGCACCGCCGAACGACGTCATCGGGTACAACGCCCGAAGTGCTGCGCGAGCCTGGAACGCGACCCTGCGTCTGTTGCACGAAGTGTTCCCGCAGTGGACGGCACCCGACAGCGAGCCGCCCATCACCACCTGATCGTGACCAACTCACGATCGACAACGAAACAAGAGGACAGCCATGCTCGACATCGCCATCATCGGAGCCGGCCCGTGTGGGCTGGCCACGGCTCTGCGACTGCACCAGAAGGGATTCCGGCCGAAGATCTACGAAGCGATCGCTGAACTCAAGCCCCTTGGCGTCGGGATCGACACCAAGGTCTATGGCACCAAGGAGATCGACGACCTCGGCCTGCTCGAGGAGTTCCGCGCCATCTCGGTGGACGCGCAGGAGTCGATCTTCTACAACAACCACGGCCAGGAGATCTACGCCGAGCTGTGCGGCACGCACATGGGCTATCTGCACGAGCAGCGCTTCGTGCACCGCGGTGCCCTGCAGATGCTCTTCTACCGCACCGTGCTGGAGCGGCTCGGTGCAGACTCGGTCGTCCTCGGGGCCCGCTGCCTCGGCTACACACAAGACGCGGGCAAGGTGACCGTCGATCTGCAACACATCGACGGGACGTCCAGCCAGGTAACGGCCGACGTGGTCATCGCAACCGACGGCATCAAGTCGGCCGTCCGCACCCAGATGCACCCGGAGAGTGCAACGCCGGCGTACTCCGGCATCACCATGTGGCGTGGCACGACCCTGACCGAACCGTTCAAGACCGGCGGCACCATCCTGCACATCGGCGACCCGCGCGTCTCCAGCATGATCATCTACCCGATCGCCAACGACTTCGAAGGCAGCGGTAAGACCCTGATCAACTGGGTCGTGGAGGCCACCCGCGACGAGTCCGTCGAGGACTGGAACCAGACCGGCGGTGTCGAGGAGATCCTGCACTACTACGACACGACCAAGCTGCCGTTCCTCGACGTACAGGAGCTGATGAAGAACGCGCGCGAGGTCTACCTCATGCCGCTGATCGATCACGACCCGCTCGACAGCTGGGTCGATGGCCGCGTCGCCCTCGCCGGTGACGCTGCCCACGCGATGTACCCGCGGGGCGGCAACGGCTGGTGTCAAGCACTGGTGGACGCCGGCGTCATCGCGGACAAGTTGGCGACCATC
The window above is part of the Branchiibius hedensis genome. Proteins encoded here:
- a CDS encoding dienelactone hydrolase family protein; protein product: MTQLNQRDVTYRCGSVELVGYLVTAADLPQPGPAVLLIHDAFGLTRDMRAIADRLARLGTSVFAADVWGDGQTFSSPRDAETMIGTMLQDRSTWLARIDAAAEAASQQPEITGPPVALGYCFGGSSALEYLRTGGRLRGVIAIHPGLDLLAPWGDPTQTDGWLAGASVLLCCGADDPMATASQREQLVQSLSASGVEWELDLYSDTKHAFSSVALESAPPNDVIGYNARSAARAWNATLRLLHEVFPQWTAPDSEPPITT
- a CDS encoding sugar ABC transporter substrate-binding protein, with the translated sequence MNTTFRRGKVAAIAAASTVLVAGVTACGSSSDNSGGSGTATTGGNGSALAAEVAKLEKPLDKYPVPTAPISNVASLKGKTVYYVPITMQSPQFKVTLASVTAAFKTVGVNVQSCDGKGTPTDVAACITQATDQKAAAIITDAIPYVIAANAFDAAQKAGIPVVISNQVSSDDAHPASKTLAYIPAGGSGMQEALAKWVTVDSGAKANILINQGTDGPAPAVFVAAGQAVYKSQCPNCVVTINKVSSANFSLIPSSTSSALLKNPNVNYVESQFEQYLQPTQTGVQQAGRTSDVKGLTGSVQLGGLQQLKSKNFLYAAAGQASSFQGWVDADAVMRLVLGDELPSYTIPVRLFTRDTVNSITLSSAAEESGEWYGPTTFTEDFKKLWGVS
- a CDS encoding FAD-dependent monooxygenase, encoding MLDIAIIGAGPCGLATALRLHQKGFRPKIYEAIAELKPLGVGIDTKVYGTKEIDDLGLLEEFRAISVDAQESIFYNNHGQEIYAELCGTHMGYLHEQRFVHRGALQMLFYRTVLERLGADSVVLGARCLGYTQDAGKVTVDLQHIDGTSSQVTADVVIATDGIKSAVRTQMHPESATPAYSGITMWRGTTLTEPFKTGGTILHIGDPRVSSMIIYPIANDFEGSGKTLINWVVEATRDESVEDWNQTGGVEEILHYYDTTKLPFLDVQELMKNAREVYLMPLIDHDPLDSWVDGRVALAGDAAHAMYPRGGNGWCQALVDAGVIADKLATIEDPEAALQAYEDERLTVVNRIVMANRGEGYEVIRRMVAERTDGEPFANVEEVLPLAEADAIFSKYHALVGQPRPGHEAGETTGFRSADALVG
- a CDS encoding ABC transporter permease encodes the protein MTQTVAPDPTNQGPVNLNETPHHRPGRLMAVSTRFALLGVWALLAIVYALVVPDTFLTAGAFKTIFGSQQALVFLTAGLLCTILVGEFVDMSVASNFGLAAILVTVLNVNHGWNVWLASLAAIVVSTLVGVVNGWLVVKLGVNTIVVTLGMGTFLLGIALWVSNLTPVSGLPESFQNIANTQVLGLPVSFFYGIALMLVFAYVLKFTPLGRNMRFVGENREVSRLAGVRVTWVRMGAFIAAGLIAGVGGVLTAAATGGFDPNVSQAYLLPMFAATFLGTAVIEPGRFNPIGTWIAVYFLATGVLGLQLMGATSWVTSVFYGGVLVVAVTLTTLLHARSRAR